The Pyrenophora tritici-repentis strain M4 chromosome 10, whole genome shotgun sequence genome contains a region encoding:
- a CDS encoding Glyco-hydro-12 multi-domain protein: protein MKAFAFIVGVIASVASAQQATLCKTYEYYSSNGYELNNNLWGTSAATGGSQCTYVDSVSSTGAKWRSKWNWSGGQDNVKSYVYSGRQFTKKPVSQLNNMQTEAYWVYDTNNIRCNVAYDLFTAQDINHSTSSGDYELMVWLARYNVYPIGTSQGMVTVAGRTWELWYGLNGSMKVYSFVAPSVVNNFSANLKEFYTWLANNKGFPITTQNLITYQFGTEAFTGGPATFTVNQWSANAY from the exons ATGAAGGCCTTCGCATTCATCGTCGGCGTTATCGCCTCCGTCGCCTCTGCTCAGCAAGCCACTCTCTGCAAGACCTACGAGTACTACTCCAGCAACGGCTATGAGCTGAACAACAACCTCTGGGGCACCAGCGCCGCCACCGGAGGCTCGCAGTGCACCTACGTCGACAGCGTCAGCTCCACGGGCGCCAAATGGCGCTCCAAATGGAACTGGTCCGGAGGCCAGGACAACGTAAAGAGCTACGTCTACTCTGGACGTCAGTTCACCAAGAAGCCTGTTAGCCAGCTGAACAACATGCAAACCGAGGCCTACTGGGTCTACGACACAAACAACATCCGTTGCAACGTCGCATACGATCTCTTCACTGCCCAGGACATCAACCACTCCACCAGCAGCGGAGACTACGAACTCATGGTCTG GCTCGCCAGGTACAACGTCTACCCCATCGGCACCTCTCAGGGCATGGTCACCGTAGCTGGCCGCACCTGGGAACTCTGGTACGGACTCAACGGATCGATGAAGGTGTACAGCTTCGTTGCCCCCAGCGTCGTCAACAACTTCAGCGCCAACCTCAAGGAATTTTACACCTGGTTGGCCAACAACAAGGGCTTTCCCATCACTACCCAGAACCTCATCA CTTACCAGTTCGGTACTGAGGCTTTCACTGGTGGACCTGCTACGTTCACCGTGAACCAGTGGTCTGCCAACGCTTACTAA